In the Clostridium beijerinckii genome, one interval contains:
- the thrC gene encoding threonine synthase produces MKFRSTRGLDKNIESARAIINGISKDGGLYVPDEFPKVYDELKEDTHIKYEDLAFKVINEFFTDIDDAELTGAINDAYNDRFSVEVKNNFLELYHGPTCAFKDAALLFLPQIMKRAKKICDVKEDITILTATSGDTGKAALEGFKNIDGFKVVVYYPKNGVSAIQERQMSSQEGNNVKVIGIKGNFDDAQTGVKEIFGDNEFREGLSQKGFILSSANSINIGRLVPQIVYYFYGYFNLVNQGVIQKDDPINVVVPTGNFGNILAGYYAKQMGLPIDKFICASNENKVLTDFFETGVYDKKRELILTESPSMDILVSSNLERLLFEASGRDTEVVSKLMEDLTTKGVYEVNEKIKSFIKEFYGNFATTEEVYDAIKEVYKKDNYLMDTHTAVAYVVKKKYIEETKDDKPTLILSTASPFKFPRSICNALDIDVEGLDDFKVLNKLSDSTNNKIPNSLSTLENAKVIHDEVWDKSEMRNALLSYLDS; encoded by the coding sequence TTGTATGTTCCAGATGAATTTCCTAAAGTCTATGATGAATTGAAGGAAGATACGCATATTAAATATGAAGATCTAGCATTTAAAGTTATCAATGAGTTTTTCACAGATATTGATGATGCGGAATTAACTGGGGCAATTAATGACGCATATAATGATAGATTTAGTGTGGAAGTAAAGAACAATTTTTTAGAATTATATCATGGACCAACTTGTGCATTTAAGGATGCAGCGTTATTATTTTTACCACAAATCATGAAAAGAGCTAAAAAGATTTGTGATGTTAAAGAGGATATAACAATTCTTACAGCAACTTCAGGAGATACAGGAAAAGCTGCACTTGAAGGTTTTAAAAATATTGATGGTTTTAAAGTTGTAGTTTATTATCCTAAGAATGGTGTTAGTGCAATTCAGGAAAGACAAATGTCAAGTCAAGAAGGAAACAATGTTAAGGTCATTGGAATAAAGGGGAATTTCGATGATGCTCAGACAGGCGTAAAAGAAATCTTCGGAGATAATGAATTCAGAGAAGGGCTATCTCAAAAAGGATTTATCTTATCATCGGCAAACTCCATTAATATTGGAAGATTAGTACCTCAAATAGTGTATTATTTTTATGGATATTTTAATTTAGTGAACCAAGGAGTAATACAAAAAGATGATCCTATAAATGTTGTAGTTCCTACAGGCAATTTTGGAAACATATTAGCAGGATATTATGCTAAGCAAATGGGATTACCAATAGATAAATTTATATGTGCATCAAATGAAAATAAAGTTCTTACAGATTTCTTTGAAACTGGGGTATATGACAAGAAAAGAGAACTTATTTTAACAGAATCACCGTCTATGGATATACTTGTTTCATCTAATCTTGAAAGATTATTATTTGAAGCAAGCGGTAGAGATACTGAAGTTGTTAGCAAATTAATGGAAGATCTAACTACTAAAGGTGTTTATGAAGTAAACGAAAAAATTAAAAGCTTCATAAAAGAATTTTATGGAAACTTTGCGACTACAGAAGAAGTGTATGATGCTATAAAGGAAGTTTATAAGAAAGATAATTACTTGATGGATACTCATACAGCAGTGGCATATGTAGTTAAAAAGAAGTATATAGAAGAAACTAAAGACGACAAACCAACTTTAATACTTTCAACAGCAAGTCCGTTTAAATTCCCAAGAAGTATTTGTAATGCACTTGATATTGATGTAGAGGGATTAGATGATTTTAAAGTATTAAATAAATTATCTGATTCAACAAATAATAAAATACCAAATAGTTTAAGTACTTTGGAAAATGCAAAAGTAATACATGATGAAGTTTGGGATAAGAGTGAAATGAGAAATGCTCTATTATCTTATTTGGATTCATAG